One genomic segment of Nonomuraea coxensis DSM 45129 includes these proteins:
- a CDS encoding right-handed parallel beta-helix repeat-containing protein: MSLLRKLSVTVLLALACLLPAAPALAHEERPVSFPDGTGSVPVYRTTGPELLVCKTDRADFDKRVATFPAALKEQNLRLFERCQKDGFRHLQEAVDQVKGPGYNIKILPGLYQEEPSLPEPTGACANLPARLSSFGYQILSFEQQQKCPHNQNLVAILGIKDLQIEGTGATPRDVIVDAQYKKLNAIRADMANGIYFRNFTAQRTTFNSLYILATDGFVIDRMLTRWNDEYGFLTFASDHGLYTDCESHGNGDSGIYPGSASDINAGRSHDVPRYSIEIRGCKSYQNMVGYSGTAGNSVWAHDNEFFDNMAGASMDSLFPDHPGLPQNHAKFEKNKIYNNNKNYYNHVRDGTCAKPAGQRGYESGVVCPQIGVAPGTGILTAGGNFNVYRDNWIYGHDRTAFMLLWAPAFLRGEEALDKQADTSHDNFYGGNRLGVAPDGSVRPNATDVIWDGQGSGNCWDTQGPTSPYVVPGCGGKPGELAGAGSHRLVGEPAKLAHGLVCAEYNVVERRLPAGCDWFGSSGLARVEVQLTLGTSVFIGLIVALLWWRRLRTAPAAAASGAGADAAGAPRAGRLGAVSAVLALAGLALDVVGAAYDHTLLPAAALLLLGGGLTGMGLALRREYRFFGGATIVLGALTLLDAVDKSLLLIPWLPLSPAWLRGLFAIVWVLWAVVRLAPRPRTTPVPESTSPAEAPA, translated from the coding sequence ATGTCGCTGCTGCGAAAATTGTCGGTCACCGTCCTGCTCGCCCTGGCGTGCCTGTTACCCGCCGCCCCTGCCCTCGCACATGAGGAGCGGCCCGTCTCGTTCCCCGACGGCACGGGAAGCGTGCCGGTCTACCGGACCACAGGTCCCGAGCTGCTGGTGTGCAAGACCGACCGGGCGGACTTCGACAAGCGCGTGGCCACCTTCCCCGCCGCGCTCAAGGAACAGAACCTGCGGCTGTTCGAACGCTGCCAGAAGGACGGCTTCCGCCACCTGCAGGAAGCGGTGGACCAGGTCAAGGGTCCCGGCTACAACATCAAGATCCTGCCCGGGCTGTACCAGGAGGAGCCCAGCCTGCCCGAGCCCACCGGGGCGTGCGCGAACCTCCCCGCCCGCCTCTCGTCGTTCGGCTACCAGATCCTCTCCTTCGAACAGCAGCAGAAGTGCCCGCACAACCAGAACCTGGTCGCCATCCTCGGCATCAAGGACCTGCAGATCGAAGGCACCGGCGCCACCCCGCGCGACGTGATCGTGGACGCCCAGTACAAGAAGCTGAACGCGATCCGCGCCGACATGGCCAACGGCATCTACTTCCGTAACTTCACCGCACAGCGCACAACGTTCAACTCGTTGTACATCCTGGCCACCGACGGCTTCGTCATCGACCGCATGCTCACCCGCTGGAACGACGAGTACGGCTTCCTGACCTTCGCCTCCGACCACGGCCTCTACACCGACTGCGAGTCGCACGGCAACGGCGACAGCGGCATCTACCCCGGCAGCGCCTCGGACATCAACGCCGGCCGCAGCCATGACGTGCCCCGATATTCGATCGAGATCCGCGGCTGCAAGAGCTACCAGAACATGGTCGGCTACTCGGGCACCGCGGGCAACTCGGTCTGGGCGCACGACAACGAGTTCTTCGACAACATGGCCGGCGCCTCCATGGACAGCCTCTTCCCCGACCACCCCGGACTGCCGCAGAACCACGCCAAGTTCGAGAAGAACAAGATTTACAACAACAACAAGAACTACTACAACCACGTACGCGACGGCACCTGCGCCAAGCCCGCCGGTCAGCGCGGCTACGAGAGCGGCGTGGTCTGTCCGCAGATCGGAGTCGCCCCGGGCACCGGCATCCTGACCGCGGGCGGCAACTTCAACGTGTACCGCGACAACTGGATCTACGGGCACGACAGGACGGCGTTCATGCTGCTGTGGGCTCCGGCGTTCCTGCGCGGCGAGGAGGCCCTGGACAAACAGGCCGATACCTCGCACGACAACTTCTACGGCGGCAACCGGCTCGGCGTCGCTCCCGACGGCTCGGTCCGGCCCAACGCCACCGACGTCATCTGGGACGGCCAGGGCAGTGGCAACTGCTGGGACACCCAAGGGCCGACCAGCCCCTACGTGGTGCCGGGCTGCGGCGGCAAGCCGGGCGAGCTCGCCGGAGCCGGGTCGCACCGGCTCGTCGGTGAGCCCGCCAAGCTGGCGCACGGGCTGGTCTGCGCGGAGTACAACGTCGTCGAGCGGCGGTTGCCCGCCGGCTGCGACTGGTTCGGCTCGTCCGGGCTCGCGCGGGTAGAGGTGCAGCTCACGCTGGGCACGTCGGTGTTCATCGGGCTGATCGTGGCCCTGCTGTGGTGGCGCCGCCTGCGTACCGCACCCGCCGCGGCCGCCTCCGGGGCCGGTGCCGACGCTGCGGGCGCACCGCGCGCGGGCAGGCTCGGGGCGGTGTCGGCGGTGCTCGCGCTGGCGGGCCTGGCGCTCGACGTAGTAGGCGCGGCTTACGACCACACGCTGCTGCCCGCCGCGGCCCTGCTGTTGCTGGGCGGGGGCCTGACCGGCATGGGGCTGGCGCTGCGCCGCGAGTACCGCTTCTTCGGCGGCGCGACCATCGTGCTCGGCGCGCTGACGCTGCTGGACGCCGTGGACAAGTCGCTGCTGCTGATCCCGTGGCTGCCGCTCAGCCCGGCCTGGCTGCGCGGGCTGTTCGCGATCGTCTGGGTGCTCTGGGCCGTCGTACGCCTGGCGCCGCGCCCCCGTACGACGCCCGTCCCCGAGTCCACGTCCCCCGCCGAGGCCCCCGCATGA
- a CDS encoding PucR family transcriptional regulator has protein sequence MALSLDQLMAETVLELSLATPTSHDLLKRAIRWVASTELVDPSPFLRGGELLLTTGACIQADDQESWQNFVHRLKRKRVAAIGFGCGLTHADVPRALVESATAVDLPVLSVPYNVPFVRISEFVAEMTVADRFKDMGRASNLAAELAQLMSNSAPLTTLLRRIAKEIGGEAAILDIDGKVVSTWPLHQEWQMDLVLQGLATSGTTGYHAVPLDQAGAHDHMLVGHTEMAVESVRMAMSAAATLVAIDLTRRLQEEPSNATRMAAVLASLTDWTTPTSTLVRALRVAGLRSDVPTVVLLAAPKPAFSAGYSLRLRLAVEQVLPVVRSVRSGELLVLLAQGGTGDTAGEVLEVLRREMPGRAIVVAGPARDAEEIRMVLASARAMITDELARPQRSRPFDLTSIVAAAAGRGGQHAAREVLRPLIDHDSKSDGQLMHTLSTYLRLDARQHATAEALHVHRNTLRYRLAQIGKLLEADLDSLDTLVICNLAFRLYDAAGH, from the coding sequence ATGGCATTGAGTTTGGATCAGCTCATGGCCGAGACCGTCCTGGAGCTCAGCCTGGCCACCCCCACCAGCCATGACCTGCTGAAGCGGGCGATCCGCTGGGTGGCGTCCACCGAACTCGTGGACCCCTCGCCGTTCCTGCGGGGTGGCGAGCTGCTGCTCACCACCGGCGCCTGCATCCAGGCCGATGATCAAGAAAGCTGGCAGAATTTCGTCCATCGGCTCAAGCGCAAAAGAGTCGCGGCCATCGGCTTCGGATGCGGGCTGACCCACGCCGACGTACCCCGTGCCCTGGTGGAGAGCGCCACCGCGGTGGATCTGCCGGTGCTCAGCGTGCCGTATAACGTGCCATTCGTGCGGATCAGCGAGTTCGTGGCCGAAATGACGGTCGCAGACCGGTTCAAGGACATGGGCCGGGCGTCCAACCTCGCCGCCGAGCTGGCACAGCTCATGTCCAACAGCGCGCCGCTGACGACCCTGCTCAGGCGGATCGCCAAGGAGATCGGCGGCGAGGCGGCCATCCTCGACATCGACGGCAAAGTGGTGTCGACGTGGCCTCTGCACCAGGAGTGGCAGATGGACCTCGTGCTGCAGGGACTGGCCACCAGCGGGACGACCGGATACCACGCGGTGCCGCTCGACCAGGCGGGCGCGCACGACCACATGCTGGTCGGCCACACCGAGATGGCCGTGGAGAGCGTCCGGATGGCGATGAGCGCGGCCGCCACGCTGGTCGCCATCGACCTGACCCGCAGGTTGCAGGAGGAGCCGTCGAACGCGACGCGGATGGCCGCCGTGCTCGCCAGCCTGACCGACTGGACCACGCCCACTTCGACCCTGGTCCGGGCGCTGCGCGTGGCCGGCCTCAGGAGCGACGTGCCGACCGTCGTCCTGCTGGCCGCGCCGAAGCCCGCGTTCTCCGCCGGATACTCGTTGCGCCTGCGCCTGGCCGTGGAGCAGGTGCTGCCCGTGGTGCGCTCCGTGCGCAGCGGCGAACTGCTGGTACTGCTGGCCCAGGGCGGCACCGGCGACACCGCCGGCGAGGTCCTCGAGGTGCTGCGCCGGGAGATGCCTGGCCGGGCGATCGTGGTGGCCGGGCCGGCCAGGGACGCCGAGGAGATCCGCATGGTGCTCGCCTCGGCCCGAGCGATGATCACAGACGAGCTGGCCCGACCTCAGCGTTCCCGCCCGTTCGACCTGACCTCGATCGTGGCCGCGGCCGCCGGGCGGGGCGGCCAGCATGCCGCGCGGGAGGTGCTCCGACCACTGATCGACCACGACTCCAAGTCCGACGGCCAGCTGATGCACACCCTGAGTACCTACCTGCGGCTGGACGCCAGGCAGCACGCGACGGCCGAAGCCCTGCACGTGCACCGCAACACGCTGCGGTACCGGCTGGCCCAGATCGGCAAGCTCCTCGAAGCGGACCTGGACAGCCTGGACACCCTGGTGATCTGCAACCTGGCTTTCCGGCTGTACGACGCGGCCGGCCACTGA
- the torT gene encoding TMAO reductase system periplasmic protein TorT: MQFKRHSAVLATAAAATLALSACGSSTPADSGSATGQAAENTAAAKSWAPAKVDVWADLSMDSARSKAEYTPVGKAEKPWNICVSVPHMKDAYWLGLNYGVAEQAREAGVNMTMVEAGGYENIDKQIQQVEDCAQSADAVVIGAISLDGLNSTVERLAATGKPVIDVINGMSSPKVTAKSLVSFHDLAQIAAEWVVKDSAGQPVKVAWFPGPKGAGWSEDGERGFKGAVAGSAVEIVDTKWGDTGKDAQSKLIEDVLAAHPDVNYIVGTAVTAEAAGPILRDRGLSDKIRVAGYYFTPGTYTGIERGTVQAAPSDSTAIQGRIAIDQAIRALEKKDFQQHVGPELVMVTKDTLKDFDVSTTLAPDGWSPTFQVKAGS; the protein is encoded by the coding sequence GTGCAGTTCAAACGCCATTCCGCCGTTCTCGCGACCGCGGCGGCCGCCACCCTGGCGTTGTCGGCCTGTGGCTCGTCCACCCCCGCCGACTCGGGCTCGGCGACCGGCCAGGCCGCCGAGAACACGGCGGCCGCGAAGAGCTGGGCCCCGGCCAAGGTCGACGTCTGGGCCGACCTGTCCATGGACAGCGCGCGCAGCAAGGCCGAGTACACCCCCGTCGGCAAGGCCGAGAAGCCCTGGAACATCTGTGTGTCCGTGCCGCACATGAAGGACGCGTACTGGCTCGGCCTGAACTACGGCGTGGCCGAGCAGGCGCGCGAGGCCGGCGTCAACATGACGATGGTCGAGGCCGGCGGTTACGAGAACATCGACAAGCAGATCCAGCAGGTCGAGGACTGCGCGCAGAGCGCGGACGCCGTGGTCATCGGCGCCATCTCCCTCGACGGGCTGAACAGCACGGTCGAACGGCTGGCCGCCACGGGCAAGCCGGTCATCGACGTCATCAACGGCATGTCCAGCCCCAAGGTCACCGCCAAGTCGCTCGTCTCCTTCCACGATCTCGCCCAGATCGCTGCGGAATGGGTGGTCAAGGACTCCGCCGGTCAGCCGGTCAAGGTCGCCTGGTTCCCCGGTCCGAAGGGCGCCGGCTGGTCCGAGGACGGCGAGCGTGGCTTCAAGGGCGCCGTCGCCGGCAGCGCGGTGGAGATCGTCGACACCAAGTGGGGCGACACCGGTAAGGACGCGCAGAGCAAGCTGATCGAGGACGTGCTCGCCGCGCACCCCGACGTCAACTACATCGTCGGCACCGCGGTCACCGCCGAGGCGGCCGGGCCGATCCTGCGGGACCGCGGCCTGAGCGACAAGATCCGCGTCGCCGGTTACTACTTCACCCCCGGCACGTACACCGGCATCGAGCGCGGAACCGTGCAGGCCGCGCCCAGCGACAGCACCGCCATCCAGGGCCGGATCGCCATCGACCAGGCCATCCGCGCACTGGAGAAGAAGGACTTCCAGCAGCATGTCGGGCCCGAGCTCGTCATGGTCACCAAGGACACGCTGAAGGACTTCGACGTGTCCACCACGCTGGCCCCCGACGGCTGGTCCCCGACGTTCCAGGTCAAGGCCGGCAGCTGA